From a region of the Marinomonas mediterranea MMB-1 genome:
- a CDS encoding LysR family transcriptional regulator — protein MKNEQLQAFIAVVETGTFRAAADALYKTQSTISLAIQNLEQEFEFKLFSRETYRPTLTPEGKAFYKEAKALLVQVQNLTTLGHELAQPNAPKLTVSLSARCAIPPILKAIYHFQTENTDIDLIINSDHMSGLIERLDGGDSDVAIGTQHGLGDQYEFVQITQIPMISVASPRLFDTPSQGLLTHAQMRRHPQVLIEDRGAKPFEHINVIQGGKKFFVADYTLQKNLVMEALGWARVPKYMVDQETASGSLLPLNIEHFNNQSDEPVYLIRSKSHPTNNITEDFWNALLANLKNSE, from the coding sequence ATGAAGAATGAGCAATTACAGGCATTTATTGCAGTAGTCGAAACCGGTACGTTTAGAGCCGCCGCTGACGCGCTTTATAAAACACAGTCAACAATCAGTTTGGCCATTCAAAACTTAGAACAAGAATTCGAGTTTAAATTGTTTAGCCGTGAGACGTACCGACCCACTCTGACACCAGAAGGGAAAGCCTTCTACAAAGAAGCCAAAGCGCTGCTCGTACAAGTACAAAACCTCACGACACTTGGTCACGAGCTTGCTCAGCCCAACGCTCCGAAACTGACAGTTTCTCTCAGCGCACGATGCGCGATTCCACCAATATTAAAAGCTATTTATCATTTTCAAACCGAGAATACCGACATTGATCTCATCATCAACTCCGACCATATGTCTGGGCTTATTGAACGGCTGGATGGCGGCGATTCAGATGTCGCAATCGGCACTCAACATGGCTTAGGAGATCAGTATGAATTTGTTCAGATAACCCAAATACCGATGATCTCCGTTGCCTCGCCCCGTTTATTCGACACCCCTTCTCAAGGACTGCTAACCCACGCCCAAATGCGTCGGCACCCACAAGTGCTCATAGAAGATCGAGGAGCCAAACCGTTTGAACATATCAACGTCATTCAGGGCGGGAAAAAGTTCTTTGTCGCCGATTACACCTTACAAAAGAACTTGGTCATGGAGGCGCTTGGCTGGGCAAGAGTGCCAAAATATATGGTCGATCAAGAAACGGCATCGGGAAGCCTACTTCCTCTCAATATCGAACACTTTAACAATCAAAGCGACGAACCCGTTTATCTCATTCGCTCTAAATCCCACCCGACCAACAATATCACTGAGGACTTTTGGAATGCCTTATTAGCAAATTTAAAAAACAGCGAATAA
- a CDS encoding TauD/TfdA family dioxygenase, translating into MLNTQVDQSDSTFDVLPMSMSIEKVLTEDQSLADVRTALDKGSGSILLDAAQWLELCDVDCQSELIKLGNRLGKVVQRGKTESPIWRVESKPDKAMPSFSEQSNDAPFHTDASYYPAPMKYLIFLSITPASQGGENLILSHRRLLDSLREKENGREIISILSQSEFPFSMSPSFHVDSSKELPLEVAPVLSDDSIRFQIKAIRNGFHRKPELMSTKKVYAIEQLESHLAGFMKNRGEKLKAGQMLIVNNWRALHARKAFGNEKRLLFRASVEAELE; encoded by the coding sequence ATGTTGAATACTCAAGTTGATCAGAGTGATAGCACGTTTGACGTGCTTCCTATGTCTATGTCGATCGAAAAGGTGTTAACCGAAGATCAGTCATTAGCCGACGTCCGAACTGCTTTAGATAAAGGGTCTGGCTCGATCTTATTGGATGCTGCACAGTGGCTTGAACTGTGCGATGTGGATTGTCAAAGCGAACTGATTAAATTAGGCAACCGTTTAGGTAAAGTAGTACAACGAGGCAAAACTGAGTCACCAATTTGGAGGGTGGAGTCTAAGCCCGACAAAGCGATGCCGTCTTTTTCTGAGCAATCAAATGATGCGCCTTTTCATACGGATGCGAGTTACTATCCTGCCCCTATGAAATATCTGATTTTTCTGTCTATCACGCCAGCGAGTCAGGGTGGAGAAAATCTCATTTTAAGTCATCGCCGCTTGTTAGACTCACTGAGGGAAAAAGAAAATGGCAGGGAGATTATCAGTATCTTGAGTCAGTCAGAGTTTCCTTTCAGCATGTCACCTTCGTTTCATGTTGATTCGTCAAAAGAGCTCCCATTAGAAGTCGCGCCTGTGCTGTCGGATGATTCAATTCGTTTTCAAATTAAGGCGATTCGTAATGGTTTTCATCGTAAACCAGAACTCATGTCTACTAAGAAAGTGTATGCCATTGAGCAATTAGAATCTCACTTAGCAGGGTTCATGAAAAATCGAGGTGAAAAGCTTAAAGCGGGACAAATGTTGATTGTAAACAACTGGCGGGCATTACATGCGCGCAAAGCGTTCGGAAATGAAAAGCGCTTGTTGTTCAGAGCTAGTGTGGAAGCCGAATTAGAATAA
- a CDS encoding sulfite exporter TauE/SafE family protein codes for MVYIEGLTVEQLISLSAVSFFAGVLNAISGGGGMILIPSMMVCGVPPINAITVNKFQNALGSLAAIRHYFQHGLFEKKGRNRATLFLVSFFSLIGAVSLDFASSKALLSVVIPYILIFVSVYSVMPQTWFEKYTKRTVSTFKKNAVWSFMGAYGGAVSIGTGPLMIAAHRILNVSSVRSAIAETKPMMLVINTTSLLLLVLFGHLWWKLGLLLAFGNMLGAWLGARITTGRYLIIAKWVVFILPLVIAVRMLLEG; via the coding sequence ATGGTTTATATAGAGGGTCTGACGGTCGAGCAGTTGATTAGCTTGTCTGCCGTTTCGTTTTTTGCTGGTGTATTGAACGCTATTTCTGGCGGTGGAGGGATGATACTCATTCCGAGTATGATGGTCTGTGGTGTCCCTCCTATCAATGCGATTACGGTGAATAAATTTCAAAATGCGTTGGGTTCGCTCGCAGCGATTAGGCACTATTTTCAACATGGTTTGTTTGAGAAAAAAGGTCGCAATCGAGCAACGTTATTTCTGGTTTCTTTTTTCTCGCTAATAGGGGCGGTATCACTCGATTTTGCATCAAGTAAAGCGCTGCTTTCGGTGGTAATACCGTATATTTTAATCTTTGTTTCTGTGTATTCAGTGATGCCACAAACATGGTTTGAGAAATATACGAAACGAACCGTAAGTACGTTTAAGAAAAATGCGGTCTGGTCTTTTATGGGAGCCTACGGAGGCGCTGTTAGCATTGGAACGGGTCCTTTGATGATTGCCGCGCATCGGATTCTTAATGTGTCCAGTGTTCGTTCCGCCATTGCCGAAACAAAGCCAATGATGTTGGTTATTAATACCACATCGCTGTTGTTGCTGGTGTTGTTTGGTCATCTTTGGTGGAAGTTAGGGTTGCTGTTGGCGTTTGGAAATATGCTCGGAGCGTGGCTCGGAGCGAGGATTACGACCGGGCGCTATTTAATCATTGCGAAGTGGGTTGTGTTTATTCTTCCTTTGGTGATTGCGGTCAGGATGCTATTGGAGGGTTAG
- the rsgA gene encoding ribosome small subunit-dependent GTPase A — MTKIYSLSQLGWTPFFQQQLSLEELSYCIPARLAGQHRGHLDFYSDQGKQRVLTSSLHSSDIPSLTVGDWVLLRDGRIDRVLERVSLFSRRAAGEKVSEQYICANVDTVFITTSLNNDFSLNRIERYLAMVKDAGAQPTVVLTKADLCTDVDACVSQVQSLDPLLIVEAVNALDVGSLAFLKSGCSAGNTVAVMGSSGVGKSTLINGLLGESVQNTASIRDDDDKGRHTTVSRTLHMIPNGGVLLDTPGMRELQLSDCESGVNEAFADVHSLAGQCRFSDCSHQSEKGCAVQNALAQGSLDERRLANYLKLLREQERNGATLAEKRARDRSLSRHYRSSQSEAQRFKRGE, encoded by the coding sequence ATGACTAAAATTTACTCTCTATCTCAATTAGGTTGGACTCCTTTTTTCCAACAACAACTTTCCCTTGAAGAATTGTCTTACTGTATTCCTGCACGGCTTGCGGGTCAGCATCGTGGCCATTTAGATTTTTATTCCGATCAGGGCAAACAGCGTGTGCTTACCTCATCTTTACATTCATCTGATATACCCAGTTTGACGGTTGGTGATTGGGTTCTGTTGCGAGACGGTAGGATCGATCGAGTGTTGGAAAGAGTGTCTTTGTTTTCACGTCGAGCGGCGGGAGAAAAGGTTTCTGAACAATACATTTGCGCTAATGTTGATACGGTCTTTATCACGACTTCGCTAAATAACGATTTCTCTTTAAATCGTATTGAGCGGTATTTAGCGATGGTGAAAGACGCGGGAGCACAGCCTACAGTTGTGCTCACTAAAGCGGATTTGTGTACGGATGTGGATGCTTGTGTTTCGCAGGTTCAATCATTAGACCCTTTGCTAATTGTGGAAGCGGTTAATGCGCTTGATGTAGGCAGCCTCGCTTTTCTAAAAAGTGGATGCTCCGCGGGAAATACCGTTGCCGTTATGGGATCGTCGGGCGTCGGAAAATCGACTTTGATCAACGGACTATTGGGTGAATCCGTACAGAATACGGCGTCTATCCGAGACGATGATGATAAAGGCCGACATACAACGGTGTCACGAACCCTGCATATGATCCCTAACGGTGGTGTATTGTTGGATACGCCTGGAATGCGTGAACTGCAACTTAGCGATTGTGAGTCGGGTGTAAATGAGGCTTTTGCCGATGTTCACTCTTTAGCAGGACAATGTCGTTTTAGTGATTGTTCTCATCAATCTGAAAAAGGGTGTGCTGTACAGAATGCCTTGGCTCAGGGAAGTCTTGATGAACGACGCTTAGCCAACTATTTGAAACTTTTAAGAGAGCAAGAAAGAAACGGCGCGACGCTTGCTGAGAAACGAGCGCGTGATCGCTCGTTAAGTCGGCATTATCGATCGTCGCAAAGTGAAGCTCAACGATTCAAACGAGGAGAGTGA
- the zntR gene encoding Zn(2+)-responsive transcriptional regulator, with amino-acid sequence MDYQIGALAKRLGVSADTLRFYEKNGLLAPSKRSESGYRLYSDKDQQTLSFILRAKSVGFSLAEIKELISLDQNKVDFACGDVKELVDLKRAQIQTKISELQAFERSLRVLSDACCGGDESALNCSILQTLEDDGGLYGISK; translated from the coding sequence ATGGATTATCAAATTGGAGCATTAGCGAAGCGTCTTGGAGTAAGCGCAGATACATTGCGTTTTTATGAAAAAAACGGTTTGTTGGCACCGTCTAAGCGAAGCGAATCTGGCTATCGTTTGTATTCGGATAAAGATCAGCAAACCCTTTCTTTTATATTAAGAGCAAAAAGCGTGGGGTTCAGTCTTGCTGAGATCAAGGAGTTGATTTCGCTTGATCAAAATAAGGTGGACTTTGCCTGCGGCGATGTTAAAGAGCTGGTTGATCTGAAACGCGCACAAATTCAGACCAAAATCTCTGAATTACAAGCATTTGAGCGTTCCCTTAGAGTGTTGTCGGATGCCTGTTGCGGTGGAGATGAAAGCGCTTTGAACTGTTCAATTTTGCAAACGCTTGAAGACGATGGAGGTCTGTATGGCATTTCTAAATGA
- a CDS encoding SO_0444 family Cu/Zn efflux transporter, producing MAFLNELVNMFLISAPWLLLGFIAAGLMNAFIPMNWMKDQLGQDDLKSVIKAALFGAPLPLCSCGVIPAAIGLRKAGASKAATTSFLVSTPETGVDSISLSYALMGPIMAIVRPIAAVSSAILAGLLVGKNQVESSEKGDQEANLSHSSSSTVASCCSQKHAPEKLEKRLEKKLEEPKANSESSSHCCASKTSTAEKSPSSGIYQRAKSAFGYATGDLIENTVVWLVIGLGFAALIQTYLPKDFLIQWGDSFVTMLVMILISVPMYICATASTPIAAGLMLAGVSPGAVLVFMMAGPATNIATLGVITHQLGKRALFGYLGGVIGGALSFGLLLDYMLEQLSITIVPAYSHDHSDMANGLSVICAALLAVLFLKAVVKRSILLR from the coding sequence ATGGCATTTCTAAATGAGCTTGTGAATATGTTTCTTATCTCGGCTCCATGGCTGTTGTTGGGTTTTATTGCGGCAGGTTTAATGAATGCGTTTATTCCTATGAATTGGATGAAAGACCAGCTTGGACAAGACGATCTTAAATCCGTGATAAAAGCCGCTTTGTTTGGTGCGCCATTGCCTCTTTGCAGTTGTGGCGTGATCCCTGCGGCCATCGGACTTCGCAAGGCTGGCGCATCAAAAGCTGCAACGACGTCCTTTCTTGTGTCGACTCCCGAAACAGGAGTTGATTCTATCTCACTTTCCTACGCGTTAATGGGGCCTATTATGGCCATTGTACGGCCAATTGCTGCGGTGTCTAGTGCCATTCTTGCGGGACTTTTAGTTGGAAAAAACCAAGTAGAGTCATCGGAGAAAGGTGATCAAGAGGCGAACTTGTCGCACTCTTCTTCATCGACAGTAGCGTCTTGTTGCTCCCAAAAGCACGCGCCAGAGAAATTAGAAAAGAGACTAGAAAAGAAATTAGAAGAACCTAAAGCCAATAGCGAGAGCTCATCTCACTGTTGCGCTTCGAAAACCTCAACCGCAGAAAAATCGCCTTCTTCCGGCATTTACCAGCGAGCCAAATCGGCTTTTGGCTATGCGACAGGGGATTTAATTGAAAACACGGTGGTATGGTTGGTAATTGGATTAGGTTTCGCAGCATTGATTCAGACGTATTTACCCAAGGATTTTCTGATTCAATGGGGGGATAGCTTTGTGACCATGCTTGTAATGATCCTGATTTCTGTGCCTATGTATATTTGTGCAACGGCGTCTACTCCCATAGCGGCAGGCTTGATGCTTGCTGGCGTTTCTCCCGGCGCAGTTTTGGTTTTTATGATGGCTGGTCCAGCAACAAACATCGCCACATTAGGGGTGATAACCCACCAACTCGGAAAACGTGCTTTATTCGGTTATCTTGGCGGAGTGATAGGAGGCGCATTGTCTTTCGGCCTCTTGTTAGATTATATGCTTGAACAGCTATCGATTACGATTGTTCCGGCATATAGCCACGATCACTCGGATATGGCAAACGGGCTTTCAGTGATCTGTGCTGCGCTTCTGGCCGTGCTTTTTCTAAAAGCGGTGGTAAAAAGATCAATATTACTTCGTTGA
- a CDS encoding alpha/beta fold hydrolase, translating into MKAFAQRVSLMTLCTIAVTACSVPEDIRQNQEKTDQVLETPDLVKTAYVDAQNSFGPYRLHYMSNDLHKKFRNTVVFVHGTPGSWSSFSKYYLEKDLEQEFRLISVDRPGWGASGYAGDSFPISLQSQATLIKPMLKAIWSLNDEQKFTLVGHSLGGSLVPLLAAEYPEYVKNVIILAGDIDPELAAARWYNHVLDWVPSALIPDMWKHSNDEVLALSDSLENSQSKFKTLTQPVLVLQGTDDELVRPGNAPLAPKLFENASVEVKWLEGASHIINLTHVDDVKNAIRELAQKETDTQPNI; encoded by the coding sequence ATGAAAGCATTCGCCCAACGTGTTTCTCTTATGACTCTATGCACTATCGCTGTCACTGCGTGCAGCGTTCCAGAAGATATTCGTCAGAATCAGGAAAAAACAGATCAAGTATTAGAAACGCCCGATTTGGTAAAAACGGCTTATGTTGACGCGCAGAATTCATTCGGGCCATACCGTTTGCACTACATGAGTAATGACCTACACAAAAAATTCCGAAACACCGTTGTTTTCGTACACGGGACACCCGGGAGTTGGTCGAGTTTTTCCAAATACTATTTAGAAAAAGATTTAGAACAAGAGTTCCGACTCATCTCCGTAGATCGACCCGGTTGGGGCGCATCAGGTTATGCGGGAGATTCTTTTCCTATCTCGTTGCAATCTCAGGCCACACTGATAAAACCGATGCTCAAAGCAATTTGGAGCCTGAATGACGAGCAAAAGTTCACCTTAGTCGGGCATTCGCTAGGCGGATCACTTGTTCCCTTACTGGCGGCGGAATATCCTGAATATGTCAAAAACGTCATCATTCTCGCGGGTGATATTGACCCAGAGCTCGCTGCTGCTAGATGGTATAATCACGTTTTAGATTGGGTACCATCGGCGTTAATTCCAGACATGTGGAAGCATTCAAACGACGAAGTCCTCGCCCTTTCGGACAGTCTTGAGAACAGCCAAAGTAAATTCAAAACACTCACACAACCCGTTTTGGTCTTGCAAGGCACAGACGACGAGTTAGTCCGGCCAGGAAATGCACCTCTGGCACCTAAGCTGTTTGAAAATGCATCTGTCGAGGTGAAATGGCTAGAAGGCGCAAGCCACATCATAAACCTAACGCACGTAGATGATGTGAAAAACGCCATACGCGAACTGGCGCAAAAGGAGACAGACACTCAACCTAACATTTAA
- a CDS encoding DMT family transporter, with protein MKTWLFLIIAIGAEVMATTALKASDGFSRLVPSVIVVIGYSVAFYFLSVVLKSMSVGIAYAIWAGLGIVLTALLGWVLFEQKLDAPAFIGIAMILGGVVVINLFSKTGGH; from the coding sequence ATGAAAACGTGGTTGTTTCTTATTATTGCCATTGGTGCTGAAGTGATGGCGACGACTGCTTTAAAGGCCAGTGATGGCTTTAGCCGCTTGGTGCCGAGTGTGATTGTCGTGATTGGTTATTCTGTTGCATTTTATTTTTTATCGGTGGTGTTGAAATCGATGTCCGTAGGCATTGCTTATGCTATCTGGGCGGGGCTTGGCATTGTACTCACGGCTCTTTTAGGTTGGGTTTTATTTGAGCAGAAGCTTGATGCACCAGCGTTTATTGGCATAGCGATGATTCTCGGCGGAGTAGTGGTGATCAACTTATTTTCTAAAACCGGTGGACACTGA
- a CDS encoding ABC transporter ATP-binding protein has translation MSLLTISNVSVYVGDTQLLAPVTLTLQEGERLTILGQTGSGKSLLAQAIMGNLPKALTRRGQIDLFGKTNLSLKEQKAMWGKHISMLPQEPWNSLDPLMSAERQLTDTEYYVAGKTWSTALSDSLAKLKKLGLGHIGQKRVDQLSGGMAQRVAIACATAGGAKLVIADEPTKGLDVSRRDQVVASLKEQTEGGALLTITHDVAVARQLPGKLMVVKNGQVVEQGESSDILSNPAHDFTKALIDADPLQWPNSENSPSSQEKLISADAISVKRGKQTLFNGLSLDIHKNEIVGIVGDSGCGKSTLGDTLLGLLPVESGSVVKHETTQPQRWQKLYQDPTASVTHSVSLQTLLEDLIKLHKLNASKATPLMKRLGLTHELMQRTASEVSGGELQRFCLLRALMLEPVFLFADEPTSRLDPLTQKDVSELLVQVAKEQGCSVVLVSHDPNMIEKRCDRVIRL, from the coding sequence ATGAGCCTTTTAACCATCTCGAATGTGTCGGTTTATGTCGGCGACACTCAATTACTTGCTCCCGTGACGCTTACGCTGCAAGAAGGCGAACGCCTTACTATTTTAGGGCAGACAGGTTCCGGAAAAAGTCTTTTAGCCCAAGCTATCATGGGGAATCTGCCGAAAGCACTCACACGACGTGGCCAAATCGACCTTTTCGGAAAAACCAATCTTTCGCTTAAGGAACAAAAGGCTATGTGGGGCAAACACATCAGTATGCTTCCGCAAGAACCTTGGAACTCGTTAGACCCCTTGATGAGCGCCGAACGCCAGTTAACCGACACAGAATACTATGTGGCCGGAAAGACATGGTCGACCGCGTTATCCGATTCACTCGCAAAGCTGAAAAAGCTGGGGTTAGGTCACATCGGCCAAAAACGTGTCGACCAACTGTCTGGCGGTATGGCTCAACGTGTTGCCATTGCCTGCGCAACTGCTGGCGGCGCAAAGCTTGTCATCGCAGATGAACCAACAAAAGGCTTAGATGTGTCTCGTCGTGATCAAGTTGTTGCTTCATTAAAAGAGCAAACTGAGGGCGGCGCTCTACTGACGATCACGCATGACGTTGCCGTTGCAAGACAGTTGCCCGGTAAGCTCATGGTCGTAAAAAATGGACAGGTTGTTGAGCAAGGCGAATCAAGCGACATTCTTTCGAACCCCGCTCACGATTTTACCAAAGCACTGATTGACGCAGACCCTTTGCAATGGCCTAACAGTGAAAACTCGCCTTCAAGCCAAGAAAAGCTGATTTCTGCGGACGCTATTTCCGTCAAGCGAGGTAAACAAACGCTCTTTAATGGTCTCTCTCTCGATATCCATAAAAACGAGATTGTTGGCATTGTAGGCGACAGTGGTTGTGGCAAAAGTACATTAGGAGACACGTTACTTGGGCTATTGCCCGTCGAAAGTGGAAGTGTCGTAAAGCATGAGACGACTCAGCCGCAACGCTGGCAAAAACTCTATCAAGACCCGACGGCCTCGGTCACGCATTCAGTTTCATTACAAACACTATTAGAGGATCTCATTAAGTTACATAAATTAAATGCAAGTAAAGCCACGCCGCTTATGAAACGCTTAGGGCTAACCCATGAGCTGATGCAACGTACAGCATCGGAAGTGTCAGGAGGGGAACTACAGCGTTTTTGTTTGCTGCGCGCCTTGATGCTAGAGCCTGTGTTTTTATTTGCGGATGAGCCGACCTCACGTCTTGATCCGTTAACTCAAAAAGACGTCAGTGAACTACTGGTTCAAGTGGCGAAAGAACAAGGCTGTAGTGTTGTACTCGTCAGCCATGACCCAAATATGATCGAAAAACGTTGCGACCGAGTCATCCGGCTCTAA
- a CDS encoding ABC transporter permease: MMYTEANSPPTPTFRPTNRVKKTFRSATSQQWFGFAILATLLIFSFLAPYFASVDGAEQDLGAILTPPNAEHWLGTDHFGRSMWVRLADAIALSFGLAALCVLTASTAGIALGVMSAWFPTRFGKVVELLTTILLALPGLVLVLIFAAIVPGSFWMLYFAIALIQWVEYYRVVRAICQPLIHSPEMEASQLMGFGRWYCFKRHLLPAILPQVLTIAAFGAANAILMMASLGFVYVGIQPPLAELGLMTVELFPYYSDAPWLLAEPLVSLAAMVLGCQLLGRRNA; this comes from the coding sequence ATGATGTATACAGAAGCGAATTCACCTCCGACCCCGACGTTCAGACCTACTAATAGAGTGAAAAAAACGTTCCGTTCAGCGACGTCCCAACAGTGGTTTGGTTTCGCGATCCTCGCGACCTTACTGATATTTTCGTTCTTAGCCCCGTACTTTGCCTCCGTTGACGGTGCCGAACAAGATTTGGGCGCTATTTTAACCCCACCTAACGCAGAGCACTGGCTCGGTACCGACCATTTTGGTCGCAGTATGTGGGTTCGCCTTGCAGATGCCATCGCACTGTCGTTTGGTCTTGCCGCATTGTGTGTCCTTACTGCTTCGACAGCAGGTATAGCACTGGGCGTAATGTCCGCATGGTTCCCAACCCGCTTTGGAAAGGTTGTCGAATTACTCACAACCATTTTGCTCGCCTTACCAGGCCTAGTACTGGTTTTGATTTTTGCCGCGATCGTACCCGGCTCCTTCTGGATGCTTTACTTTGCGATCGCACTGATCCAATGGGTGGAATACTACCGAGTCGTACGAGCAATCTGCCAACCACTTATTCATTCGCCCGAAATGGAAGCATCACAGCTGATGGGATTCGGTCGTTGGTATTGCTTTAAACGCCATTTACTGCCCGCGATCTTACCTCAAGTGCTCACCATTGCAGCCTTTGGTGCGGCAAATGCCATCTTGATGATGGCGTCGTTGGGTTTTGTCTACGTCGGTATTCAACCGCCGCTTGCAGAGCTGGGCTTGATGACCGTTGAGCTTTTCCCATACTACAGCGACGCTCCTTGGTTACTCGCGGAACCCTTAGTCAGTCTTGCAGCTATGGTTCTTGGTTGTCAGCTGCTAGGGAGACGTAACGCATGA
- a CDS encoding ABC transporter permease: MKDLLFKRCIQLIMVAWGVGTLTFILMRSLPGDMAYRLAASRYGQDNFDSSTAELIRHELKLDQSAWSAYFSWLGDLLQLNLGNSMVSDLPVMDTLSHMLGHSLLLAGVGMAIAILLAFPLGLWAAKYGGWADRLTLLFSTSVRALPVFVIGVLLILVFSLELELLPVAGFGTPAHLILPSLALAISLAAVSSRIIRNEAKRVFDSSFFEFAQIKGLSTRKAFQRHGWRNLLVPVIAFFAIQLITVVEGVVMIESLFSWPGIGHGLAHAIFARDIPIIQGAALLMGIMFVVLNTLVDIISYYLDPRIKQEFSE; encoded by the coding sequence ATGAAAGACCTGTTATTTAAACGTTGTATACAGCTCATTATGGTTGCTTGGGGGGTCGGGACGCTGACCTTTATTCTGATGCGTTCGCTTCCGGGTGACATGGCGTATCGATTGGCTGCCAGTCGATACGGTCAGGATAATTTCGACTCATCAACTGCCGAGCTCATTCGCCACGAACTCAAATTAGACCAAAGTGCATGGAGTGCTTACTTCTCATGGTTAGGCGATTTACTTCAGCTAAACCTTGGTAATTCAATGGTCAGTGACTTACCCGTTATGGACACACTTTCTCACATGCTAGGGCATTCATTGCTTTTAGCCGGAGTCGGCATGGCCATAGCAATACTGTTGGCGTTTCCATTGGGCCTTTGGGCTGCAAAATACGGAGGCTGGGCGGACAGACTCACTCTGCTTTTTTCCACGTCTGTCAGAGCGTTACCTGTGTTTGTCATAGGCGTATTGCTTATACTGGTCTTTTCACTGGAACTTGAATTGCTGCCCGTTGCAGGCTTTGGTACACCCGCTCATCTGATTCTCCCTTCGCTGGCGCTGGCTATCTCGTTGGCGGCGGTTTCAAGTCGAATCATACGCAACGAAGCCAAACGTGTTTTCGATTCATCATTCTTTGAGTTCGCTCAGATCAAAGGTTTGTCTACTCGAAAAGCTTTTCAAAGACACGGATGGAGAAACCTACTAGTCCCTGTTATAGCCTTTTTTGCCATTCAGTTGATTACTGTTGTGGAAGGCGTTGTGATGATCGAATCATTGTTCTCTTGGCCAGGGATCGGGCATGGGCTTGCACATGCTATTTTCGCCAGAGACATTCCTATTATTCAGGGTGCTGCCTTGCTTATGGGCATTATGTTTGTCGTGCTTAACACGCTCGTAGACATAATCAGCTATTACTTGGACCCTCGAATTAAGCAAGAGTTTTCAGAATGA